A region of Mycteria americana isolate JAX WOST 10 ecotype Jacksonville Zoo and Gardens chromosome 11, USCA_MyAme_1.0, whole genome shotgun sequence DNA encodes the following proteins:
- the SHISA5 gene encoding protein shisa-5 isoform X1, translated as MATWRGGLGLGLGLLCLLPATVLGEDCQAYIDHHGKAQPAKSCPNFCCGDCVHRYCCSNAFLKFDEERQFECNLLDGRFSDSSNINYRQFFSDSDDYISSGPSFGTLIAIGVTVCAVIIITIILCLTCSCCCLYKACRRPRPVVTTTTSTTVVHAPYPQQQGVPPNYPVAPYQGYQPVAIQPQPGMPAAPYPAQYPPPYPMQPSGPPAYHETVAAGAGAPYPISQPPYNPAYVDPQKPTY; from the exons ATGGCGACGTGGCGGGgtggcctcggcctcggcctcggtctcctctgcctgctgccggcGACCG ttttgggtgAGGATTGTCAGGCGTATATTGATCATCATGGCAAGGCACAACCTGCAAAATCCTGTCCCAACTTCTGCTGTGGAGATTGCGTGCATCGATACTGTTGCTCTAACGCATTCTTAAAATTTGATGAAGAACGACAATTTGAGTGTAATCTGCTTGATGGAAG GTTCTCTGACTCAAGCAACATAAATTACAGGCAGTTTTTTTCGGACTCTGATGATTACATTTCTTCTGGCCCTAG TTTTGGAACCCTTATTGCGATTGGAGTTACTGTTTGTGCAGTGATTATAATTACTATTATTCTGTGCCTCACCTGTTCATGTTGCTGTTTGTATAAAGCATGTCGAAGACCACGGC CTGTTGTGACCACCACTACTTCCACTACAGTAGTTCATGCTCCCTATCCCCAACAACAGGGAGTGCCACCCAACTACCCAGTAGCCCCGTATCAAGGATATCAGCCTGTGGCTATCCAGCCACAACCGGGAATGCCGGCAGCACCATATCCTGCACAGTATCCTCCCCCTTACCCCATGCAGCCGTCAGGACCCCCAGCTTACCATGAAACGGTGGCAG ctggtgctggagcaCCTTACCCAATCAGCCAGCCCCCTTACAACCCTGCTTATGTGGATCCTCAGAAGCCCACCTATTGA
- the SHISA5 gene encoding protein shisa-5 isoform X2 translates to MATWRGGLGLGLGLLCLLPATVLGEDCQAYIDHHGKAQPAKSCPNFCCGDCVHRYCCSNAFLKFDEERQFECNLLDGSFGTLIAIGVTVCAVIIITIILCLTCSCCCLYKACRRPRPVVTTTTSTTVVHAPYPQQQGVPPNYPVAPYQGYQPVAIQPQPGMPAAPYPAQYPPPYPMQPSGPPAYHETVAAGAGAPYPISQPPYNPAYVDPQKPTY, encoded by the exons ATGGCGACGTGGCGGGgtggcctcggcctcggcctcggtctcctctgcctgctgccggcGACCG ttttgggtgAGGATTGTCAGGCGTATATTGATCATCATGGCAAGGCACAACCTGCAAAATCCTGTCCCAACTTCTGCTGTGGAGATTGCGTGCATCGATACTGTTGCTCTAACGCATTCTTAAAATTTGATGAAGAACGACAATTTGAGTGTAATCTGCTTGATGGAAG TTTTGGAACCCTTATTGCGATTGGAGTTACTGTTTGTGCAGTGATTATAATTACTATTATTCTGTGCCTCACCTGTTCATGTTGCTGTTTGTATAAAGCATGTCGAAGACCACGGC CTGTTGTGACCACCACTACTTCCACTACAGTAGTTCATGCTCCCTATCCCCAACAACAGGGAGTGCCACCCAACTACCCAGTAGCCCCGTATCAAGGATATCAGCCTGTGGCTATCCAGCCACAACCGGGAATGCCGGCAGCACCATATCCTGCACAGTATCCTCCCCCTTACCCCATGCAGCCGTCAGGACCCCCAGCTTACCATGAAACGGTGGCAG ctggtgctggagcaCCTTACCCAATCAGCCAGCCCCCTTACAACCCTGCTTATGTGGATCCTCAGAAGCCCACCTATTGA
- the SHISA5 gene encoding protein shisa-5 isoform X3 gives MGFGTLIAIGVTVCAVIIITIILCLTCSCCCLYKACRRPRPVVTTTTSTTVVHAPYPQQQGVPPNYPVAPYQGYQPVAIQPQPGMPAAPYPAQYPPPYPMQPSGPPAYHETVAAGAGAPYPISQPPYNPAYVDPQKPTY, from the exons ATGGG TTTTGGAACCCTTATTGCGATTGGAGTTACTGTTTGTGCAGTGATTATAATTACTATTATTCTGTGCCTCACCTGTTCATGTTGCTGTTTGTATAAAGCATGTCGAAGACCACGGC CTGTTGTGACCACCACTACTTCCACTACAGTAGTTCATGCTCCCTATCCCCAACAACAGGGAGTGCCACCCAACTACCCAGTAGCCCCGTATCAAGGATATCAGCCTGTGGCTATCCAGCCACAACCGGGAATGCCGGCAGCACCATATCCTGCACAGTATCCTCCCCCTTACCCCATGCAGCCGTCAGGACCCCCAGCTTACCATGAAACGGTGGCAG ctggtgctggagcaCCTTACCCAATCAGCCAGCCCCCTTACAACCCTGCTTATGTGGATCCTCAGAAGCCCACCTATTGA